One window of the Carcharodon carcharias isolate sCarCar2 chromosome 26, sCarCar2.pri, whole genome shotgun sequence genome contains the following:
- the gabpb1 gene encoding GA-binding protein subunit beta-1 isoform X6, whose amino-acid sequence MSLVDLGKKLLEAARAGQDDEVRVLMSNGAPFTTDWLGTSPLHLAAQYGHYSTAEVLLRAGVSRDARTKVDRTPLHMAASEGHTNIVEVLVKNGADINAKDMLKMTALHWAVEHSHQDVVELLIKYGADVHTPSKFCKTAFDIAVDNEDEELILLLQRAMQNQINTNTDSSDAITVHSAAPQFIIGPGGVVNLTGLVSTGTTKASDSSGISTVQFGNSSTSVLATLAALAEASAPLTHTTEAPARNYRRACFSFTNTRVWNDEDNYMPAVSELNGPHFETVATEEVVTADSVDSAIQQVVSSGGQQVITIVTDDIQLSNLQAASDGVNQPIIVTMQAGQQVLTVPATDIAEETVVTEEPLMKRRCVEVIENHAGTTEIEIQEGSGPETCTLHMVEFSEVKRLQGFDEVDFPQFFQGL is encoded by the exons ATGTCTCTAGTGGATTTGGGGAAAAAGCTTTTAGAAGCTGCACGAGCAGGACAGGACGATGAGGTCCGTGTCTTAATGTCCAATGGTGCTCCCTTTACAACAGACTGG CTGGGAACATCACCCCTTCACCTGGCAGCTCAGTATGGTCACTATTCAACAGCAGAGGTGCTGCTTCGAGCTGGAGTGAGCCGGGATGCGAGGACCAAAGTGGACAGAACGCCTCTGCATATGGCAGCATCAGAGGGCCATACAAACATTGTAGAGGTACTTGTAAAG AATGGAGCAGACATAAATGCGAAGGATATGCTTAAGATGACAGCCCTTCACTGGGCAGTGGAGCATAGTCACCAAGATGTGGTTGAGCTTTTGATAAAATATGGAGCTGATGTTCACACACCAAGTAAATTCTGTAAGACAGCCTTCGATATTGCAGTGGATAACGAGGATGAAGAATTGATTTTACTGCTTCAG AGGGCAATGCAGAACCAGATTAATACAAATACAGACAGCTCTGATGCAAtcacagtacacagtgctgccCCACAGTTCATTATTGGACCTGGAGGAGTGGTCAACCTAACTGGACTAGTTTCCACTGGTACAACAAAGGCATCAG aCTCTTCGGGTATTTCTACGGTGCAGTTTGGGAATTCCTCTACATCAGTGTTGGCTACATTAGCTGCTTTGGCAGAGGCATCAGCACCATTGACACATACAACTGAAGCACCAG CGAGGAATTACAGAAGGGCTTGCTTTTCGTTTACGAATACCAGAGTTTGGAATGATGAGGACAACTATATGCCTGCTGTTTCAGAACTGAATGGACCCCACTTTGAGA CAGTTGCCACAGAAGAAGTAGTAACAGCAGACTCGGTGGATAGTGCTATTCAACAAGTTGTCAGCAGTGGCGGTCAGCAAGTGATTACCATAGTAACTGATGATATTCAACTGAGCAACCTACAGGCAGCCAGTGATGGCGTGAATCAGCCAATTATTGTCACTATGCAGGCTGGACAACAAG TTTTGACTGTTCCAGCAACTGACATTGCTGAAGAGACTGTGGTTACTGAGGAACCATTGATGAAAAGGCGGTGTGTGGAGGTAATTGAAAATCACGCAGGCACCACAGAAATCGAA
- the gabpb1 gene encoding GA-binding protein subunit beta-1 isoform X9, with protein MSLVDLGKKLLEAARAGQDDEVRVLMSNGAPFTTDWLGTSPLHLAAQYGHYSTAEVLLRAGVSRDARTKVDRTPLHMAASEGHTNIVEVLVKNGADINAKDMLKMTALHWAVEHSHQDVVELLIKYGADVHTPSKFCKTAFDIAVDNEDEELILLLQRAMQNQINTNTDSSDAITVHSAAPQFIIGPGGVVNLTGLVSTGTTKASDSSGISTVQFGNSSTSVLATLAALAEASAPLTHTTEAPARNYRRACFSFTNTRVWNDEDNYMPAVSELNGPHFETVATEEVVTADSVDSAIQQVVSSGGQQVITIVTDDIQLSNLQAASDGVNQPIIVTMQAGQQVLTVPATDIAEETVVTEEPLMKRRCVEVIENHAGTTEIEVHSEMLNTQTLLVNLMEKEHELEQTQ; from the exons ATGTCTCTAGTGGATTTGGGGAAAAAGCTTTTAGAAGCTGCACGAGCAGGACAGGACGATGAGGTCCGTGTCTTAATGTCCAATGGTGCTCCCTTTACAACAGACTGG CTGGGAACATCACCCCTTCACCTGGCAGCTCAGTATGGTCACTATTCAACAGCAGAGGTGCTGCTTCGAGCTGGAGTGAGCCGGGATGCGAGGACCAAAGTGGACAGAACGCCTCTGCATATGGCAGCATCAGAGGGCCATACAAACATTGTAGAGGTACTTGTAAAG AATGGAGCAGACATAAATGCGAAGGATATGCTTAAGATGACAGCCCTTCACTGGGCAGTGGAGCATAGTCACCAAGATGTGGTTGAGCTTTTGATAAAATATGGAGCTGATGTTCACACACCAAGTAAATTCTGTAAGACAGCCTTCGATATTGCAGTGGATAACGAGGATGAAGAATTGATTTTACTGCTTCAG AGGGCAATGCAGAACCAGATTAATACAAATACAGACAGCTCTGATGCAAtcacagtacacagtgctgccCCACAGTTCATTATTGGACCTGGAGGAGTGGTCAACCTAACTGGACTAGTTTCCACTGGTACAACAAAGGCATCAG aCTCTTCGGGTATTTCTACGGTGCAGTTTGGGAATTCCTCTACATCAGTGTTGGCTACATTAGCTGCTTTGGCAGAGGCATCAGCACCATTGACACATACAACTGAAGCACCAG CGAGGAATTACAGAAGGGCTTGCTTTTCGTTTACGAATACCAGAGTTTGGAATGATGAGGACAACTATATGCCTGCTGTTTCAGAACTGAATGGACCCCACTTTGAGA CAGTTGCCACAGAAGAAGTAGTAACAGCAGACTCGGTGGATAGTGCTATTCAACAAGTTGTCAGCAGTGGCGGTCAGCAAGTGATTACCATAGTAACTGATGATATTCAACTGAGCAACCTACAGGCAGCCAGTGATGGCGTGAATCAGCCAATTATTGTCACTATGCAGGCTGGACAACAAG TTTTGACTGTTCCAGCAACTGACATTGCTGAAGAGACTGTGGTTACTGAGGAACCATTGATGAAAAGGCGGTGTGTGGAGGTAATTGAAAATCACGCAGGCACCACAGAAATCGAA
- the gabpb1 gene encoding GA-binding protein subunit beta-1 isoform X10, with the protein MSLVDLGKKLLEAARAGQDDEVRVLMSNGAPFTTDWLGTSPLHLAAQYGHYSTAEVLLRAGVSRDARTKVDRTPLHMAASEGHTNIVEVLVKNGADINAKDMLKMTALHWAVEHSHQDVVELLIKYGADVHTPSKFCKTAFDIAVDNEDEELILLLQRAMQNQINTNTDSSDAITVHSAAPQFIIGPGGVVNLTGLVSTGTTKASDSSGISTVQFGNSSTSVLATLAALAEASAPLTHTTEAPARNYRRACFSFTNTRVWNDEDNYMPAVSELNGPHFETVATEEVVTADSVDSAIQQVVSSGGQQVITIVTDDIQLSNLQAASDGVNQPIIVTMQAGQQVLTVPATDIAEETVVTEEPLMKRRCVEVIENHAGTTEIEVGQ; encoded by the exons ATGTCTCTAGTGGATTTGGGGAAAAAGCTTTTAGAAGCTGCACGAGCAGGACAGGACGATGAGGTCCGTGTCTTAATGTCCAATGGTGCTCCCTTTACAACAGACTGG CTGGGAACATCACCCCTTCACCTGGCAGCTCAGTATGGTCACTATTCAACAGCAGAGGTGCTGCTTCGAGCTGGAGTGAGCCGGGATGCGAGGACCAAAGTGGACAGAACGCCTCTGCATATGGCAGCATCAGAGGGCCATACAAACATTGTAGAGGTACTTGTAAAG AATGGAGCAGACATAAATGCGAAGGATATGCTTAAGATGACAGCCCTTCACTGGGCAGTGGAGCATAGTCACCAAGATGTGGTTGAGCTTTTGATAAAATATGGAGCTGATGTTCACACACCAAGTAAATTCTGTAAGACAGCCTTCGATATTGCAGTGGATAACGAGGATGAAGAATTGATTTTACTGCTTCAG AGGGCAATGCAGAACCAGATTAATACAAATACAGACAGCTCTGATGCAAtcacagtacacagtgctgccCCACAGTTCATTATTGGACCTGGAGGAGTGGTCAACCTAACTGGACTAGTTTCCACTGGTACAACAAAGGCATCAG aCTCTTCGGGTATTTCTACGGTGCAGTTTGGGAATTCCTCTACATCAGTGTTGGCTACATTAGCTGCTTTGGCAGAGGCATCAGCACCATTGACACATACAACTGAAGCACCAG CGAGGAATTACAGAAGGGCTTGCTTTTCGTTTACGAATACCAGAGTTTGGAATGATGAGGACAACTATATGCCTGCTGTTTCAGAACTGAATGGACCCCACTTTGAGA CAGTTGCCACAGAAGAAGTAGTAACAGCAGACTCGGTGGATAGTGCTATTCAACAAGTTGTCAGCAGTGGCGGTCAGCAAGTGATTACCATAGTAACTGATGATATTCAACTGAGCAACCTACAGGCAGCCAGTGATGGCGTGAATCAGCCAATTATTGTCACTATGCAGGCTGGACAACAAG TTTTGACTGTTCCAGCAACTGACATTGCTGAAGAGACTGTGGTTACTGAGGAACCATTGATGAAAAGGCGGTGTGTGGAGGTAATTGAAAATCACGCAGGCACCACAGAAATCGAA